A region of Streptomyces sp. TG1A-60 DNA encodes the following proteins:
- a CDS encoding lantibiotic dehydratase, whose amino-acid sequence MAWLRAVWANKDTAEALQHSSPVLAMQVRALCTVEHPALRDVQRAALSVARYLLRAQHRATPFGLFAGVATAEFGPQVRSDWGEEHVAVGRAGAQWLAAVVERLESSPDLLERLPVVMNNTVTFRGDRLIVPFQPDVYDDRTRAVEASLALTRPVRAVLAATRLPIRFATLVDKLQAEFPEAGPKKARQLLTELIRRRVLITCLHAPSTETDALGYLVGQLDVIDAGSLASVAETVRELHAVRAGMKECATHGGRDSVAARMRDLVPGLHRHPVALDLRLDAQIVLPEAVAREIERAALILTRLSSRPYGTAAWNKYHQRFYERYGIGTMVPVTEVVADSGTGYPGGYPGAPASARRPRVSARDDALVRLAQAAALDGRDEVILTDEQIEALDVGPDEPRLPPHLEIGVRVHASSLEELQRGRFQLEVVSVSRGAGVSMGRFLSVLAPADREALTAELADLPAADGNTMPAQLSFPPLLPESIHITRSPQVLPTVISLQEHRAPQDTVLTPEDLAVGCDGRRMYLAVPERGHRVEAVGMHALNLRTHTPPLVRFLTELSRAQCAQVTVFDWGAAAAMPFLPRLRYGRTVLAPARWRLEASELPGHARPRAEWDAALSDWRARRRLPRRIYLVEDDRRLYFDLGEASHRALLRRHLDHSRLAVLVEAPEPEACGWCGGRAHEVVVPLKATGPSAWPPLPAPSRARALSAAQRQTPAASSVLLAALYGDPRRQDVLVSRHLPGLLEQLGNPPWWFIRFRDPDQHLRVRIALPDPQGFADTARTVSAWADQLRSVGLLADLRYPTSYREMGRWGSGTAWVAAEEVFRADSRAILAQLAQPQRPGQRTLVAAHTVAITSAFLGTTEAGMQWLIDHIPPTAPVPVPRPQFTDAVRLADPSDEWSALRSVPGGNAIVSGWTDREAALAAYRPHLPGPDTQGIAVDDVLTSLLHVHFVRHVAVNFPEEEVCLYLARAAALAWTARTKGRAS is encoded by the coding sequence GTGGCGTGGCTACGCGCGGTCTGGGCGAACAAGGACACTGCCGAGGCACTCCAGCACTCCAGCCCCGTCCTGGCCATGCAGGTACGGGCCCTGTGTACGGTCGAGCACCCCGCCCTCCGTGATGTGCAGCGCGCGGCGCTGTCCGTGGCCCGCTACCTGCTGCGGGCCCAACACCGGGCGACACCCTTCGGCCTGTTCGCCGGCGTGGCCACCGCGGAGTTCGGCCCGCAGGTGCGGTCCGACTGGGGCGAGGAGCACGTGGCCGTCGGCCGCGCCGGCGCACAGTGGCTGGCTGCCGTGGTCGAGCGGTTGGAGTCGTCCCCGGACCTCCTCGAACGACTGCCCGTCGTCATGAACAACACCGTGACGTTCCGCGGAGACCGCCTCATCGTGCCGTTCCAGCCCGACGTCTACGACGACCGGACTCGCGCGGTCGAGGCATCTCTGGCCCTGACCCGACCGGTGCGTGCGGTCCTTGCCGCGACCCGACTGCCGATCCGGTTCGCCACCCTCGTGGACAAGCTCCAGGCGGAGTTCCCCGAGGCCGGTCCCAAGAAGGCGCGTCAACTGCTGACGGAACTGATCCGGCGGCGGGTGCTGATCACGTGCCTGCACGCTCCGAGCACCGAGACCGATGCCCTCGGGTATCTGGTGGGCCAGCTCGACGTCATCGACGCCGGAAGCCTCGCCTCGGTCGCGGAGACCGTGCGCGAACTCCACGCGGTCCGGGCGGGCATGAAGGAATGTGCCACGCACGGCGGCCGGGACAGCGTCGCGGCGCGGATGCGAGACCTCGTCCCTGGCCTGCACCGCCACCCCGTCGCGCTCGACCTCCGCCTGGACGCACAGATCGTTCTGCCGGAAGCGGTCGCCCGAGAGATCGAGCGCGCCGCTCTCATCCTGACCCGCTTAAGCAGCCGTCCGTACGGGACCGCCGCCTGGAACAAGTACCACCAGCGGTTCTACGAGCGGTACGGCATCGGCACGATGGTGCCGGTCACAGAGGTCGTGGCGGACAGCGGCACCGGCTATCCCGGCGGCTACCCAGGCGCTCCGGCCAGCGCACGCAGGCCCCGTGTCTCCGCTCGCGATGACGCCCTCGTACGACTGGCTCAGGCCGCCGCGCTCGACGGCCGTGACGAAGTGATCCTCACGGACGAACAGATTGAGGCCCTGGACGTGGGTCCCGACGAGCCTCGGCTGCCGCCGCACTTGGAGATCGGGGTGCGGGTGCACGCGTCCAGTCTGGAGGAGTTGCAGCGCGGGCGGTTCCAGCTGGAGGTCGTGAGCGTGTCCCGTGGTGCCGGCGTTTCCATGGGCAGATTCCTCAGCGTGCTGGCCCCCGCCGACCGGGAGGCCCTGACCGCAGAGCTTGCCGACCTCCCGGCCGCCGACGGCAACACCATGCCCGCGCAGCTCTCTTTCCCGCCCCTGCTCCCCGAGAGCATCCACATCACCCGCTCCCCACAGGTCTTACCCACAGTGATCAGCCTCCAGGAGCACCGCGCCCCGCAGGACACCGTCCTCACCCCGGAGGACTTGGCTGTGGGGTGCGACGGCCGCCGCATGTACCTCGCCGTCCCCGAGCGAGGCCACCGTGTTGAGGCCGTCGGGATGCATGCGCTCAACCTGCGCACCCACACCCCGCCACTGGTGCGGTTCCTCACCGAACTGTCCCGCGCTCAGTGCGCGCAGGTCACCGTCTTCGACTGGGGCGCCGCAGCGGCCATGCCGTTCCTCCCACGTCTGCGGTACGGCCGGACCGTGCTGGCCCCGGCGCGCTGGCGACTGGAAGCGTCCGAACTGCCCGGCCATGCCCGCCCTCGGGCCGAGTGGGACGCCGCGCTCAGCGACTGGCGTGCCCGCCGGAGGCTGCCGCGCCGCATCTACCTCGTAGAGGACGACCGGCGCCTCTACTTCGACCTCGGCGAGGCCAGCCACCGTGCACTCCTGCGTCGGCACCTCGACCATTCGCGCCTGGCCGTGCTCGTCGAGGCCCCGGAACCGGAGGCATGTGGCTGGTGCGGTGGGCGAGCCCACGAGGTCGTGGTGCCCCTCAAAGCAACCGGACCGTCGGCATGGCCGCCACTGCCGGCCCCCAGCCGGGCCCGTGCTCTGTCTGCGGCCCAGAGGCAGACGCCTGCCGCTTCCTCGGTTCTTCTGGCCGCCCTGTACGGCGATCCCCGCCGCCAAGACGTCTTGGTCTCCCGGCACTTGCCCGGCCTCCTCGAACAGCTCGGCAACCCGCCGTGGTGGTTCATCCGCTTCCGCGACCCGGATCAACACCTCCGCGTACGCATCGCCCTCCCCGACCCGCAAGGCTTCGCCGACACGGCCCGAACGGTGAGCGCCTGGGCCGACCAGCTACGAAGCGTCGGCCTGCTGGCCGACCTTCGCTATCCCACCTCCTACCGCGAGATGGGCCGCTGGGGCTCCGGCACCGCATGGGTGGCGGCCGAGGAGGTGTTCCGGGCGGACTCGCGCGCCATCCTGGCCCAGCTCGCGCAGCCACAGCGTCCGGGCCAGCGCACGCTGGTGGCAGCCCACACGGTCGCCATCACCTCCGCCTTCCTCGGCACCACCGAGGCCGGGATGCAGTGGCTGATCGACCACATCCCGCCGACTGCCCCCGTGCCCGTTCCACGCCCGCAGTTCACCGACGCCGTACGGCTCGCTGACCCGAGCGACGAATGGTCGGCCCTGCGCAGCGTCCCGGGCGGAAACGCCATCGTGTCCGGATGGACTGACCGGGAAGCGGCACTCGCCGCGTACCGGCCGCACCTGCCCGGCCCAGACACCCAGGGCATCGCCGTCGACGACGTCCTGACCTCCCTGCTGCACGTCCACTTCGTACGCCACGTCGCCGTGAATTTCCCGGAGGAAGAGGTGTGCCTCTACCTGGCGCGTGCCGCCGCCCTGGCCTGGACCGCCCGCACCAAGGGGAGGGCCTCGTGA
- a CDS encoding FxLD family lanthipeptide yields the protein MTRSTVVPGRTEVRPHIPGASDGFDLDVSLVEIADPAGLVNLTDDNCGSTCGACTTNVA from the coding sequence ATGACACGCAGCACCGTAGTTCCCGGCCGCACCGAAGTACGCCCGCACATCCCTGGGGCATCGGACGGCTTCGACCTGGACGTCTCCCTCGTCGAGATCGCCGACCCGGCGGGCCTGGTCAACCTCACCGACGACAACTGCGGATCCACCTGCGGCGCCTGCACCACCAACGTCGCCTGA
- a CDS encoding ATP-binding protein yields the protein MTSLRTPVEALSAGRPTYSQTFPCEPSTAELGRELVRDVLGVWHLDGLADRAALIITELIANASRHTPCPEIRLTVGRPSATRLRVGVVDREPSRLPILSQAADDDESGRGLLLVDAVADRWGYDLHGSDRRPWGKEVWAELRTEASK from the coding sequence ATGACGAGTCTGAGAACACCAGTTGAGGCCCTCTCCGCCGGCCGCCCCACGTACAGCCAGACCTTCCCGTGCGAGCCGTCCACGGCCGAGCTCGGCCGCGAACTCGTCCGAGATGTCCTCGGCGTGTGGCACCTCGACGGTCTCGCCGACCGTGCCGCGCTGATCATCACGGAACTCATCGCGAACGCCTCCAGGCACACGCCGTGCCCCGAGATTCGCCTCACGGTTGGGCGGCCGAGCGCGACTCGACTGCGTGTCGGGGTCGTGGACCGGGAACCGTCACGTCTTCCCATACTCAGCCAGGCGGCTGACGACGACGAGTCGGGGCGCGGGCTGCTCCTCGTCGATGCTGTCGCCGACCGCTGGGGCTACGACCTGCACGGCTCGGACAGACGCCCTTGGGGCAAAGAGGTCTGGGCGGAACTCCGTACCGAGGCCAGCAAGTGA
- a CDS encoding XRE family transcriptional regulator — MDTTRNTVLEAWMTEHGYSSNSLAEAVNRAIERLTGRPGGLDGSSVRAWKAGRVTWPKSAARKALEDVTGLPAVALGFVPRGRPSSTPAPPQQEDPDMKRRTLVGGIAAAAAAAAAAPGTASPRRIGISDVNRLNKRFAEIIASDHRHGGQLGIEQRAAALADEALNLQNAGSATQRVRSNLYASAAAFRSSAMWAAIDGRRYDVAKAHMREAQALAEMSGDQAIKFRIWSHAGTMYRHMGRPADALAANDVARNLHLTRRDPLFASLGLARQGAIHGTAQDRTGARRAFEQAQDAMLRADPTDYRPVWMLAFYDQAELDSLALSAHLALGDYSTAEYHAHRCLSALRPHMIRSRAIATTRLAHAQLAQGAPDAATATAMKVPAEAATQHARVTRMLQEFGAALRATAAGSSTVQTWTEHTANWRMAA, encoded by the coding sequence ATGGACACCACCCGCAACACCGTTCTTGAGGCGTGGATGACCGAACACGGCTACAGCTCCAACAGCCTCGCCGAGGCCGTGAACAGGGCCATTGAACGGTTGACCGGGCGCCCTGGAGGACTCGACGGCTCATCGGTCCGGGCATGGAAAGCGGGCCGGGTCACGTGGCCAAAGTCAGCCGCCCGCAAGGCACTTGAGGACGTCACCGGACTACCCGCCGTCGCTTTAGGGTTCGTGCCACGGGGCCGGCCGTCGTCCACCCCGGCCCCACCACAGCAGGAGGACCCCGACATGAAGCGCCGTACTCTCGTCGGTGGCATCGCTGCGGCGGCCGCCGCAGCAGCAGCCGCACCGGGCACCGCATCGCCGCGCCGTATCGGCATAAGCGACGTCAACCGCCTGAACAAGCGCTTCGCCGAGATCATCGCCAGCGACCACCGCCACGGCGGACAACTCGGCATCGAGCAGCGGGCCGCCGCCCTCGCCGACGAGGCCCTCAACCTCCAGAACGCCGGCAGCGCCACCCAGCGGGTACGCAGCAACCTCTACGCCTCAGCAGCCGCCTTCCGCTCCTCCGCGATGTGGGCGGCCATCGACGGCCGGCGCTACGACGTCGCCAAGGCGCACATGCGCGAGGCCCAGGCCCTCGCCGAGATGTCCGGCGACCAGGCGATCAAGTTCCGCATCTGGAGCCACGCAGGCACCATGTACCGCCACATGGGCCGCCCCGCCGACGCGCTCGCCGCCAACGACGTCGCCCGCAACCTGCACCTCACCCGCCGTGACCCCCTGTTCGCCTCCCTCGGCCTGGCCCGCCAGGGCGCCATCCACGGCACGGCACAGGACCGCACCGGCGCCCGCCGGGCCTTCGAGCAGGCGCAAGACGCCATGCTGCGCGCCGACCCCACCGATTACCGGCCGGTGTGGATGCTCGCCTTCTACGACCAAGCCGAGCTGGACTCCCTGGCCCTGTCAGCGCACTTGGCGCTCGGCGACTACTCGACCGCCGAGTACCACGCCCACCGCTGCCTGTCCGCCCTCCGGCCCCATATGATCCGGTCCCGCGCCATCGCCACCACCCGGCTCGCACACGCCCAGCTCGCCCAGGGCGCCCCCGACGCCGCCACTGCCACCGCGATGAAGGTCCCCGCCGAAGCCGCCACCCAGCACGCCCGGGTCACGCGCATGCTGCAGGAGTTCGGGGCCGCACTGCGCGCCACCGCGGCGGGCAGCTCTACCGTGCAGACCTGGACTGAGCACACCGCCAACTGGAGGATGGCCGCATGA
- a CDS encoding GNAT family N-acetyltransferase yields the protein MTTAPAIELRTFTTLDTARGDLLDVYADVRAPLLHLPNYAVTAFGERLDRHSTEPGFTAVLAYADGYPVGYAYGNTIEHGDRYWQRTSPTPAEKYTERPAVALKEIGVRPTWRKTGTARRIHDALLATRDEPFVTLMVNPAAGDGKVHALYKSWGYEDIGQSQPSPASPVLIVMIRAIR from the coding sequence ATGACCACGGCGCCCGCCATCGAACTGCGCACCTTCACCACCCTCGACACCGCCCGCGGCGACCTCCTCGACGTGTACGCCGACGTACGCGCCCCGCTGCTCCACCTGCCGAACTACGCAGTCACCGCGTTCGGCGAGCGCCTGGACCGGCACAGCACCGAGCCGGGATTCACGGCCGTCCTCGCGTACGCAGACGGATATCCGGTCGGCTACGCCTACGGCAACACCATCGAGCACGGCGACCGGTACTGGCAGCGCACCAGCCCGACGCCGGCGGAGAAGTACACCGAGCGTCCGGCGGTGGCCTTGAAAGAGATCGGCGTCCGGCCTACCTGGCGGAAGACCGGCACCGCCCGCCGCATCCACGATGCCCTCCTCGCCACACGCGACGAACCGTTCGTCACGCTCATGGTCAACCCGGCCGCTGGCGACGGAAAGGTCCACGCACTCTACAAGTCGTGGGGGTACGAGGACATCGGGCAAAGCCAGCCGTCACCGGCTTCACCGGTCCTCATCGTGATGATCCGCGCCATCCGCTGA
- a CDS encoding AAA family ATPase: MRLENIKIENFRGLTHVDVPFSRFGCLIGENNAGKSSVFQALNMFLRSGIAVDTDFLDRRRAIRIQLTFGGITEADLTRLEEGHKTRIEREIRDGKITLARVYEGSGKGTFRVVTKVPKDHRYTKLVIDDTLKSGLSPEIIAANVTAVYPEVAEKLQGKINRAAVRREISAITEAFGDADYTTGDETLPTGLDKSISPLLPEPIYIPAVKELNEEVKTTSTATFGRLLALLFGQIEHQLPELESSFEALRGQLNVITHENGQESDDRLAEVRQIESLIQSNLQESFPRANVRLEIPPPRLRSLLEEAQISINDGISGHFKTKGDGLRRSVAFAILRAYVDMKTSRPVTTDRTQQPCLLLFEEPEVFLHPRAQRKLFEALTYFSEFNDVLVSTHSSSFYAPGATGTFVKVIKDHSLNPPASRTCVIDLSNMEARDQFEIIKHENNEAAFFANSVLLVEGPSDHVLIPHIARTLNAEWDFEKHAAAIAKVEGKGSIARYRNFFSRFEMRVAVLADLDALISGFDKLGASKDCHGMRDLLVAKVKEMAEAEDLGSEVSGRTLKSMRSSGEVQQLWKQARSKRELYAQGLCEWDELDDAVNEFFARSTSGTMRRILEEAAQPELRKMKLELLQALRKEDIYVWERGAIEDYYPPLGKNESANKNDRARTFCERHVTAEDIRGLPAFKDADQCEFDLVFESFFGVMSSELVSKIPNQPGSESVAPSPVGD, from the coding sequence ATGCGCCTCGAAAACATCAAGATCGAGAATTTCCGCGGACTCACGCATGTGGATGTCCCTTTCTCTCGGTTCGGCTGCCTCATTGGCGAGAACAATGCAGGAAAGTCATCCGTGTTCCAGGCGCTGAACATGTTCCTGCGATCAGGAATCGCCGTCGATACAGATTTTCTCGACAGAAGGCGAGCAATCAGAATCCAACTCACTTTCGGCGGCATCACTGAAGCCGATTTGACGCGACTCGAAGAGGGGCATAAGACTCGAATCGAGCGGGAGATTCGAGACGGAAAAATCACGCTGGCTCGGGTCTACGAGGGCTCTGGAAAAGGAACATTCCGTGTCGTCACGAAGGTCCCTAAAGACCATCGTTACACAAAGCTCGTAATTGATGACACTCTGAAATCTGGCCTCTCACCTGAAATTATCGCCGCGAACGTTACTGCGGTATACCCGGAGGTCGCCGAAAAACTCCAGGGGAAGATTAATCGTGCGGCAGTGAGGAGAGAAATCTCTGCAATCACTGAAGCATTCGGTGACGCCGACTACACCACCGGGGACGAGACGCTTCCGACTGGTCTAGATAAATCCATTTCTCCTCTCCTTCCAGAACCGATCTATATTCCAGCCGTGAAGGAGCTCAATGAAGAGGTGAAGACAACTTCGACTGCCACTTTTGGACGACTTCTTGCACTTCTATTCGGGCAAATCGAGCATCAACTTCCCGAATTGGAGTCATCCTTCGAAGCCCTTCGAGGTCAGCTCAATGTAATCACGCATGAGAATGGTCAGGAGTCAGACGATCGCCTGGCCGAAGTGCGACAAATTGAATCGCTAATTCAAAGCAATCTCCAGGAATCTTTCCCTCGGGCGAACGTTCGGCTGGAAATTCCTCCGCCTCGTTTGCGCAGCCTGCTAGAAGAGGCTCAGATCTCTATCAACGATGGGATCAGCGGCCATTTTAAGACTAAGGGAGATGGCCTTCGAAGGTCAGTCGCCTTCGCCATCCTTCGCGCATATGTAGACATGAAGACTTCCCGTCCAGTCACGACGGACCGCACTCAGCAACCTTGCCTGCTCCTCTTCGAGGAACCTGAGGTATTCCTGCACCCACGGGCCCAGCGCAAACTCTTCGAAGCCCTAACCTATTTCTCCGAGTTCAACGATGTACTAGTTAGCACCCACTCCTCTTCGTTCTATGCACCTGGAGCAACTGGGACCTTCGTAAAGGTCATTAAGGATCATTCATTGAACCCGCCAGCGAGCCGAACCTGCGTAATCGACCTATCAAATATGGAGGCTCGCGACCAATTCGAGATCATCAAGCATGAAAATAACGAGGCGGCGTTCTTCGCTAATTCTGTGCTGCTCGTAGAAGGCCCTAGCGACCACGTACTTATCCCACATATCGCTCGGACTCTCAACGCGGAGTGGGATTTCGAGAAGCATGCAGCAGCAATCGCCAAGGTGGAGGGGAAAGGTAGCATCGCACGCTACCGAAATTTCTTCTCACGATTCGAAATGCGGGTCGCCGTACTAGCCGACTTGGACGCTCTAATCAGTGGTTTCGATAAGCTGGGCGCCAGCAAAGACTGTCACGGCATGCGAGACCTCCTAGTTGCCAAGGTGAAGGAGATGGCCGAGGCCGAAGACCTGGGCTCTGAAGTATCCGGAAGGACCTTGAAAAGCATGCGCTCCAGCGGCGAAGTGCAGCAGCTCTGGAAACAGGCCCGAAGCAAGCGAGAGTTGTACGCGCAAGGACTGTGCGAATGGGATGAACTCGACGATGCCGTCAACGAATTCTTTGCGCGCTCCACTTCAGGAACAATGCGAAGAATCTTGGAAGAGGCTGCACAGCCTGAACTCAGAAAAATGAAACTAGAACTACTGCAGGCGCTGCGCAAGGAGGACATCTACGTTTGGGAGCGCGGCGCAATTGAAGATTACTACCCGCCGCTGGGAAAAAACGAGTCCGCAAACAAGAACGACCGCGCTCGCACATTCTGCGAACGCCATGTGACTGCGGAAGACATTAGGGGTTTGCCCGCATTCAAGGATGCAGATCAATGTGAATTCGACTTGGTTTTCGAGTCATTCTTCGGGGTGATGTCCTCGGAACTGGTTAGTAAGATCCCAAATCAACCGGGGTCAGAGTCGGTTGCCCCGTCCCCGGTTGGGGATTGA
- a CDS encoding type ISP restriction/modification enzyme, whose protein sequence is MGSRRRIDDSFEQAVQAAVSTFGAEVTPKLRGSGWQEDQLRGPLENMIRSICRGLGLEVTLIGEVPLVDMGARPDYAVEVGGALVGYIELKKPGTQADPSVYTGRNAEQWAKLRLLNNVLLCDGNEFSVHQEGQRVGEVAHMKGSVLTSGSRLTPADGTLARVLRAFLTWEPQTPRTTSQLIRAVAGLCQLLSEEVGEAIAQEKSRRRPPAFTTLAKDWRHLLFPEATDAQFVEQYGQAVVFALLLARVEEINFEGETVHEIATKLGKKHSLMGQALDVLAGDSVAGLSTTLNTLLRVIGAVRWDVLDDGTGDAYFLLYEHFLQIYDPDLRIRTGSYYTPRGVVSAMARLVEDVLKREGFRIPSGFASPDVVLVDPAMGTGTFLLSALELAAETITEAEGPGAVGPRLREMVGRRLVGFEMQVGPFAVAELRMHAMLKQYGSAAPAQGLRLLVADALDSPTAEFNWIPHTYRALAESRRQANQVKRDERVMVVMGNPPHDAVKRGAGKWVERGEPEADIPAPLGAFRQPGNGRYESKIANLYVYFWRWATWKVFDAHDDVPFGVVALITPKAWLKGRAFAGMRRYLRETADEGWIVDLSPQGHRADVATRIFPEVAQELCIAIFVRWRDSPRPRTDQQTAKVRHLKVGGRRDEKIERLTTLRLDDPEWRECATGETDAFLPPGSDLWESCPQLRDLMPWSSRGVTPGRMWVYAPDEDTLHKRWQRLLAADTERRAEMLGRSGERAPSDNVPPLPGVESHGRIPLAAEHRTNPQTVRIGFRSFDRQYVLPDSRLMERGRADLWRVRSDRQIYTVEQNAHPVVNGPALVFSALITDMDYFNNRSGCARPLYRNAAGTLPNVMPGLLPLLAGRLGIPIVAEDLLAYIAAIASHPEYTARFQEDLEVPGARIPLTVDLCLWEQAVAIGQRVLWLHTYGERYVDETAGRPYGRVLLPRDRPRCVEEIPDDAEAMPEKLAYDPVTQDLWVGSGRISPVPRAVREYEVSGMNVLDKWFGYRRRNPAGKRRLELDHEVAPRWLPSWTTELLELLNVLGLLVREEPAQADLLNDVCAGPLITVTDLTTAGILPVPTEATKALKATSDAGDALFDL, encoded by the coding sequence ATGGGGTCCCGTCGCAGGATCGACGACAGCTTCGAGCAGGCAGTGCAGGCCGCCGTGTCGACGTTTGGGGCGGAGGTCACGCCAAAGCTGAGAGGCAGTGGGTGGCAGGAAGACCAGCTCCGGGGACCGCTGGAGAACATGATCCGGTCCATATGTCGTGGCCTGGGTCTGGAAGTCACTCTCATCGGCGAAGTCCCACTTGTCGACATGGGAGCCCGCCCGGACTATGCCGTTGAGGTCGGAGGCGCCCTCGTCGGTTACATCGAGCTCAAGAAGCCGGGCACGCAGGCCGACCCGTCCGTCTACACAGGCCGCAACGCCGAACAGTGGGCAAAACTACGGCTGCTCAACAACGTTCTGCTCTGTGACGGGAACGAATTCTCCGTCCACCAAGAGGGCCAACGGGTTGGTGAAGTGGCCCACATGAAGGGCTCGGTTCTCACCTCTGGATCCCGGCTTACCCCCGCCGACGGGACACTCGCGCGGGTGCTACGCGCATTCCTGACCTGGGAGCCGCAGACACCTCGCACCACGAGTCAGCTCATCAGAGCAGTCGCCGGACTCTGCCAACTTCTGTCGGAAGAGGTCGGAGAAGCGATCGCACAGGAGAAGAGCCGTCGACGTCCACCGGCATTCACGACACTCGCCAAGGACTGGCGACACCTGCTGTTTCCGGAAGCAACCGACGCCCAGTTCGTCGAGCAATACGGTCAGGCAGTGGTGTTCGCACTGCTGCTCGCCAGGGTTGAGGAGATCAATTTCGAAGGCGAGACTGTGCATGAGATCGCCACGAAGCTCGGCAAGAAGCACTCGTTGATGGGGCAGGCCCTGGATGTCTTGGCCGGCGACTCTGTTGCTGGCCTGTCCACCACGCTGAACACATTGCTTCGTGTCATCGGCGCGGTCAGGTGGGATGTGCTGGACGATGGCACCGGGGACGCCTACTTCCTGCTGTACGAACACTTTCTCCAGATCTACGACCCGGACCTGCGGATACGCACAGGCTCGTACTACACACCGCGCGGCGTCGTCTCGGCCATGGCGCGGCTCGTCGAGGACGTCCTGAAGCGGGAGGGTTTCCGTATCCCATCCGGCTTCGCTTCTCCCGATGTGGTCCTTGTCGACCCAGCCATGGGCACCGGCACCTTCCTCCTGTCGGCGCTGGAGCTGGCCGCCGAGACCATCACCGAGGCAGAGGGCCCAGGCGCGGTGGGCCCACGTTTGCGAGAGATGGTGGGGCGTCGACTGGTCGGTTTCGAGATGCAGGTTGGTCCGTTCGCTGTCGCGGAACTACGCATGCACGCCATGCTCAAGCAGTACGGGTCCGCGGCCCCCGCCCAGGGACTCAGGCTGTTGGTGGCTGATGCCCTGGACAGCCCGACAGCCGAGTTCAACTGGATCCCCCACACCTACCGGGCGCTCGCGGAATCCCGCCGCCAGGCCAACCAGGTCAAGCGGGACGAGCGTGTCATGGTCGTCATGGGCAACCCGCCTCACGACGCCGTGAAACGGGGCGCTGGCAAGTGGGTGGAACGAGGGGAGCCCGAGGCGGACATCCCGGCCCCGCTGGGGGCCTTCCGGCAACCTGGCAACGGCAGGTACGAGTCGAAGATCGCCAACCTCTACGTCTACTTCTGGCGCTGGGCCACCTGGAAGGTCTTCGACGCACACGACGACGTGCCATTCGGTGTGGTCGCGCTGATCACTCCGAAGGCATGGCTCAAGGGGCGGGCGTTCGCCGGAATGCGGCGTTATCTACGCGAAACCGCCGACGAAGGCTGGATCGTCGACCTGTCCCCGCAGGGCCACCGCGCGGATGTCGCGACCCGGATCTTCCCTGAGGTCGCCCAGGAATTGTGCATCGCGATCTTTGTGCGGTGGCGGGACAGCCCCAGGCCACGGACGGACCAGCAGACTGCCAAGGTAAGACACCTCAAAGTCGGCGGGCGCCGAGACGAGAAGATCGAACGCCTGACGACACTCAGGCTCGACGACCCCGAGTGGCGCGAGTGCGCCACGGGTGAGACGGATGCCTTTCTGCCACCCGGCAGCGACCTGTGGGAGTCCTGCCCGCAGCTGAGAGATCTGATGCCGTGGTCGTCTCGTGGCGTCACGCCTGGGCGCATGTGGGTCTACGCGCCGGACGAGGACACACTTCATAAACGGTGGCAGCGCTTACTCGCCGCGGATACCGAGAGACGCGCCGAGATGCTCGGACGCTCTGGTGAGCGAGCGCCTTCAGACAATGTCCCGCCCCTGCCAGGAGTTGAGTCTCACGGGCGGATACCGCTCGCCGCCGAGCACAGGACAAACCCTCAAACGGTGCGCATTGGGTTCCGCTCGTTCGACCGGCAATACGTGTTGCCGGACAGCCGATTGATGGAGCGAGGCAGAGCGGACCTTTGGCGAGTTCGCAGCGACCGCCAGATCTACACCGTTGAGCAGAACGCCCACCCGGTGGTCAACGGTCCGGCACTGGTCTTCAGCGCCCTCATTACCGACATGGATTATTTCAACAACCGCAGCGGTTGCGCCCGTCCCCTCTACCGCAACGCCGCCGGCACGCTGCCCAACGTCATGCCCGGTCTGCTCCCCCTGCTCGCCGGGCGGCTCGGCATACCGATCGTCGCTGAAGACCTGCTGGCCTACATCGCCGCGATCGCGTCCCACCCGGAGTACACGGCTCGATTCCAAGAGGACCTCGAAGTCCCCGGCGCGCGGATACCCCTCACAGTTGACCTTTGCTTGTGGGAGCAGGCAGTTGCCATCGGCCAGCGAGTCCTCTGGCTACACACCTACGGCGAGCGGTACGTCGACGAGACGGCCGGGAGGCCGTACGGCAGGGTGCTGCTACCACGCGACCGCCCTCGATGCGTCGAGGAGATCCCGGACGATGCGGAAGCCATGCCGGAGAAGCTGGCGTACGACCCCGTGACACAGGATCTGTGGGTCGGCAGTGGACGGATCAGTCCGGTGCCTCGCGCGGTCCGGGAGTACGAAGTGTCCGGGATGAACGTTCTCGACAAGTGGTTCGGCTACCGACGGAGGAACCCCGCCGGCAAGCGACGCCTCGAACTGGACCACGAGGTAGCTCCGCGCTGGCTTCCCTCATGGACAACGGAGCTGCTGGAGTTGCTGAATGTCCTCGGCCTGCTCGTGCGAGAGGAGCCAGCACAGGCCGATCTCTTAAATGATGTGTGCGCGGGCCCACTGATCACGGTGACGGACCTGACCACAGCGGGGATCCTCCCTGTTCCCACAGAGGCAACCAAGGCGCTGAAGGCAACATCGGACGCGGGCGACGCACTATTCGACCTGTAA